The genomic interval CGAGACGATGGATGCGCGGCAGGAAGTCCGCAGTCATGCCGACATAGCCGTTCCAGACATAATCGAACGAGACATCGCCGATCTGCGGCCACAGCCGCTGCAGCCGCTCGGTCACGCGCGCCTTGATGCGCTCGACCTTGTTACCGGGACCAAGCACCGCACCGCCGGTGATGAGCCGGTTGCGCGCGTCGTAACGCGCGAAATAGAGTTCACCATGGGTATCCGACATCGCCTGCCGTCCCGGGATGATGGTCTTGCGGACGTTGTCGGACAGAGGCTGCGTCGACATCTGCCATGACAGCACCGGCATTACTTCGTGCGCAATTTCGGGCACCAGCGACTGCGCGAACTCGCCGCTATAGGCGTTGGTCGCCATGACCAGCGCGCGGCCGGAAATCTCGCCCTTGTCAGTCTTGACCAGCCAACGATCGCCGCGGCGCTCGAAGCTTGTGGCCGGCGAGCGCGCATAGATGCGCGCGCCGAGGCCGAGCACGGTGCGCGCCAGCCCACGCGCCAGAGCGAGCGGATTGATGTGACCGCCGGTCCTGTTCCAGAAGCCGCCATACCAGGCGTCCGAGCCGAGCATGTCGCGCATCTGCTCGCGCGACATGAGCTCGACCGGCGCGCCGAATTTCGACCATTGCTGCACGCGCCGTTCCGCGATTTTGATGCGCCCAGGCGAATGCACCGGCTGAACCCATCCGGCCTGCTCCCCCTCGGCGTCGATGTTGTAGCGCCGCGTCAGGTCGAACAGATAGGACGCGCTGTCGCGCAGCAGGCCGACAAAGCGTTCTCCGGCCGCGCCGTGCCGCGCAATGATATCCTCCGGATCCGGCCGGGACAGCGTCGGGATCACCTGGCCGTTGTTGCGGCCCGAGGCGCCCCAACCTGGCTCCGCGGCCTCGACGATCGCGACATCGACGCCGGCTTCACGCAAATGCAGCGCCGTCGACAAACCCGTGAAACCGCCGCCGACCACGACCACGTCGGCGGTCTGCGCACCGACGAGCTCCGGCAATTCTGGCCCCTGCGGCGTCACGGCCGCCCACAGCGAATCCGGCCAGTTCACGGGTGAAGTCTGCATCATCATTCTTCCCAGTCGTCATGAGATAGCGCATCTGCGACAGCCGCAGTTGACACCGGCTTGCAGGTGCGTTGTCGTATCTCACAGCTTAATCCATCCATTCATGCCGGGGAAAGAGATGGCACTCAAGAACGTCATTGGCATCGACCACGCCGTGGTCATGGTGAAGGACCTCGACAAGGCCGCAGACAACTACAAACGGCTCGGCTTCACGGTCTCGCCGCGCGGCACCCACAGCGCGCATATGGGATCAGGCAACTACACCATCATGTTCGATCCGGACTACATGGAATTGCTCGGTGTGCTTGCTGCGACAGAACATAATGC from Bradyrhizobium arachidis carries:
- a CDS encoding FAD-binding oxidoreductase gives rise to the protein MQTSPVNWPDSLWAAVTPQGPELPELVGAQTADVVVVGGGFTGLSTALHLREAGVDVAIVEAAEPGWGASGRNNGQVIPTLSRPDPEDIIARHGAAGERFVGLLRDSASYLFDLTRRYNIDAEGEQAGWVQPVHSPGRIKIAERRVQQWSKFGAPVELMSREQMRDMLGSDAWYGGFWNRTGGHINPLALARGLARTVLGLGARIYARSPATSFERRGDRWLVKTDKGEISGRALVMATNAYSGEFAQSLVPEIAHEVMPVLSWQMSTQPLSDNVRKTIIPGRQAMSDTHGELYFARYDARNRLITGGAVLGPGNKVERIKARVTERLQRLWPQIGDVSFDYVWNGYVGMTADFLPRIHRLGPNAYGWTGCNGRAVALTMPLGRELARAVQGVPENQLALPFTEPVTYVAHGLLRKIAPWMLVLYRQRDAQELVKGDRFELLRWAEYFLASRRSR